The Rhineura floridana isolate rRhiFlo1 chromosome 10, rRhiFlo1.hap2, whole genome shotgun sequence genome includes a region encoding these proteins:
- the MYD88 gene encoding LOW QUALITY PROTEIN: myeloid differentiation primary response protein MyD88 (The sequence of the model RefSeq protein was modified relative to this genomic sequence to represent the inferred CDS: inserted 1 base in 1 codon) — translation MAGAAAAPKELSAPTPASEDSVPLVALNYSVRRRLGLFLNPRAPVASDWTVLAEELGYEYLEIKHFEAQANPTGRLLDDWQARCPGEATVGYLLELLRRLGRQDALADLGPNIEEDCKKYLQRKEQEQAEQPIQVPAVDSSIPRSSEMQGITTRDNPLGQTPELFDAFICYCQSDIPFVQEMIQELEQTEHKLKLCVFDRDVLPGTCVWTITSELIERRCRRMVVVISDDYLNSEECDFQTKFALSLSPGARLKRLIPVKCKSMKKEFPSILRFITVCDYTNPCTXKMVLDAIGQISLAPMM, via the exons ATGGCGGGAGCCGCTGCCGCCCCGAAGGAGCTGTCGGCGCCGACGCCGGCGTCGGAAGACTCGGTGCCGCTGGTGGCGCTGAATTACTCGGTGCGGCGCCGGCTGGGGCTGTTCCTCAACCCGCGCGCCCCGGTGGCCTCCGACTGGACGGTGCTGGCCGAGGAGCTGGGCTACGAGTACCTGGAGATCAAGCACTTCGAGGCGCAGGCGAACCCCACCGGGCGCCTCCTCGACGACTGGCAGGCGCGATGCCCCGGCGAGGCCACCGTGGGCTACCTCCTCGAGCTGCTTCGCCGCCTCGGCCGCCAAGACGCCCTCGCCGACCTGGGGCCCAACATTG AAGAGGATTGCAAGAAGTACCTGCAGAGGAAAGAGCAGGAGCAAGCCGAGCAGCCCATACAGGTACCAGCGGTGGACAGCAGCATTCCAAGGTCATCTGAAATGCAGGGCATCACCACGCGGGACAATCCTCTTG ggCAAACGCCAGAGCTGTTTGATGCCTTCATCTGTTACTGCCAGAGTGATATTCCCTTTGTGCAAGAGATGATCCAAGAGCTGGAGCAGACGGAACACAAGCTGAAGCTCTGCGTGTTTGACCGTGATGTCCTGCCAGGGACATGTGTGTGGACCATCACCAGCGAACTTATAGAGAGGCG GTGCCggaggatggtggtggtgatttcgGATGATTACCTTAACAGCGAAGAGTGTGACTTCCAGACCAAGTTTGCTCTTAGCCTCTCCCCAG GAGCTCGCCTCAAACGCCTCATTCCGGTTAAGTGCAAAAGCATGAAGAAAGAGTTTCCGAGCATCTTGAGGTTCATTACGGTTTGTGACTACACCAACCCCTGCA AAAAAATGGTTCTGGATGCGATTGGCCAAATCTCTCTTGCTCCCATGATGTAA